A region from the Hydra vulgaris chromosome 08, alternate assembly HydraT2T_AEP genome encodes:
- the LOC105843372 gene encoding muscarinic acetylcholine receptor M3, which yields MNYSISTFITELNSSTKSSNDYKSFSLTSAVLKMVAVGILSIITVIGNLLIVLVYCKSKQIRSRTNIPLISLAITDMFIGFYPINMNMVEIALGYWPLGKVMCNISLLLDYISVQTSINYIVIINFDRHYSIKHPLRHRMNKTRTRILLQLFCGWLSAVVLWLPYICFYQYTVRKMNMPETLCYAQFAKTNDVSFKRHFIFITSVLGYFLPLIVILVVYTKMYLMIRRQSIEILKINTTPSNYKSLECYTLPSQSKNSQESKNGLRRVSDLFSATSTCLNRKTSQSYTLPSLPDTFEKEFCYTRKTSQNNIQLSLSKPIENNNNKARRKSQFLIKQKEILKQKKALLMIGCLVSAFVITGLPLSAQWFLVAICPSCFHKLVFDISNFITYPNSTLNPFLYALVNRNFRHHLKKLIYRLFFQSKLENKNKINEDTVRDFSVSEYS from the coding sequence ATGAATTACAGTATTTCCACCTTTATAACGGAATTGAATAGTTCTACAAAAAGTTCTAACGATTATAAAAGCTTCTCGCTAACAAGTGCAGTGCTTAAAATGGTGGCTGTAGGTATTCTAAGTATTATAACAGTAATTGGAAATTTGCTTATCGTTCTAGTatattgtaaaagtaaacaaatccGAAGCCGGACAAACATACCCTTAATTTCTTTGGCCATCACTGACATGTTTATAGGATTTTATCCAATAAACATGAACATGGTGGAAATCGCACTGGGATATTGGCCCTTGGGAAAAGTGATGTGTAACATATCATTATTGCTAGATTACATTTCGGTTCAAACATCAATAAACTACATTGTAATAATCAACTTTGATCGCCATTATTCTATTAAACATCCTTTAAGGCATCGAATGAATAAAACAAGAACAAGAATTTTGCTGCAGTTATTTTGTGGGTGGCTATCTGCGGTAGTACTATGGCTACCCTACatatgtttttatcaatatacGGTGAGGAAAATGAACATGCCGGAAACATTATGCTATGCGCAGTTTGCGAAAACAAATGATGTGTcctttaaaagacattttatttttataacgtCTGTGTTAGGTTATTTTTTGCCACTGATTGTGATTCTTGTGGTCTATACAAAAATGTATCTTATGATAAGACGCCAatcaattgaaattttaaagatcAACACAACTCCGTCGAACTATAAATCTTTGGAGTGCTATACTTTGCCTTCTCAATCTAAAAATTCTCAAGAATCAAAAAATGGATTGAGAAGAGTGTCCGATTTGTTTAGCGCTACTTCAACTtgtttaaatagaaaaacatcTCAAAGTTATACTTTACCATCTTTACCAGACActtttgaaaaagaattttgttataCCAGAAAAACTTCACAAAATAATATACAACTTTCACTTTCAAAgccaatagaaaacaataacaataaagcaAGAAGAAAATCacagtttttaattaaacaaaaagaaatactaaagcaaaaaaaagccCTGCTGATGATTGGGTGTTTAGTCTCAGCCTTTGTCATTACTGGGCTCCCTCTTAGTGCTCAATGGTTTTTAGTTGCAATATGTCCTAGCTGTTTTCATAAGttagtttttgatatttctaaCTTTATAACTTATCCAAATTCTACTCTAAATCCATTTCTTTATGCGCTTGTCAATCGAAACTTTCGTCACCATTTAAAGAAGCTGATTTACAGACTTTTTTTTCAGTCGAAACttgagaataaaaataaaataaatgaagatACAGTTAGAGATTTTTCTGTAAGcgaatattcataa